A single genomic interval of Helianthus annuus cultivar XRQ/B chromosome 13, HanXRQr2.0-SUNRISE, whole genome shotgun sequence harbors:
- the LOC110899552 gene encoding AT-rich interactive domain-containing protein 5, whose protein sequence is MDDVHDGSMKMPESNKEGDPRGDENHQELVTSNALVEHSPIKTDDLCAETLKNKLENAKMDEGYESGTQEDQEIFAQEVDAVYREKGLEFKPPKFYGQPLNCLKLWRSVIKLGGYDRVTGSKLWRQVGEAFHPPKTCTTVSWTFRQFYEKALLEYERHTIQIGELEFPLSTVFPDAPNVDNEANGHQTPGSGRARRDAAARSMQGWHAQRLLGFGEEKNSSSSPKREKSLRSIGSIKQKRPSEMDYSVKAARTETSRQVVTTVADVGPPANWVKINVRETFWRL, encoded by the exons ATGGATGATGTTCATGATGGTTCTATGAAGATGCCAGAGAGTAACAAGGAAGGGGATCCTAGAGGCGATGAAAATCATCAAGAACTTGTTACATCCAATGCCCTTGTGGAACATTCACCTATTAAAACAGATGATCTTTGTGCGGAGACACTGAAGAATAAGCTAGAAAACGCAAAG ATGGATGAGGGCTATGAATCTGGGACTCAAGAGGATCAAGAAATATTCGCGCAAGAGGTGGATGCTGTCTATAGGGAAAAAGGCTTGGAATTTAAGCCACCAAAGTTTTATGGGCAACCGTTAAATTGTCTCAA GTTATGGAGGTCTGTTATCAAATTGGGTGGATATGACCGG GTTACTGGATCCAAATTATGGCGACAAGTAGGAGAAGCTTTCCACCCACCCAA GACATGCACAACTGTCTCCTGGACATTTCGCCAGTTCTATGAAAAG GCACTTCTCGAATACGAAAGGCACACAATCCAGATTGGTGAGCTTGAATTCCCCCTTTCGACTGTCTTCCCAGATGCCCCTAATGTTGATAATGAG GCAAATGGCCATCAGACCCCAGGATCAGGTAGGGCCCGCAGGGATGCGGCAGCTCGTTCCATGCAGGGTTGGCATGCTCAACGCCTTTTAGGTTTCGGTGAG GAAAAGAATTCCAGCAGTTCACCGAAGCGCGAAAAAAGTCTCAGAAGCATTG GGTCGATAAAACAAAAGAGACCAAGTGAAATGGACTATTCTGTGAAAGCTGCACGAACCGAAACATCTAGGCA AGTTGTCACCACAGTTGCTGATGTTGGTCCTCCTGCTAACTGGGTGAAAATTAACGTTCGAGAAACT TTCTGGAGGCTTTAA